In the genome of Shewanella glacialimarina, one region contains:
- a CDS encoding TonB-dependent receptor domain-containing protein codes for MKTKPSFTANKLTLAIISVLSVTSFAAPVLAQDDTANPQQAQSNEASTNKTGESFPIEPIEVISVTGRLRTSASAATEERREQIAVADIMGSEQISRTGDGDAAAALRRVTGLTLKDGKFIYVRGLGERYSSTSLNGATVPSPDPTRNVVPLDMFPASIIESLSVQKSASAEKPAAFGGGHVDIRTKAIPANFFFKASAGGRFNTNDSNDTYTYNSGGDDWTGKDDGTRAMPSSINNAINQYGGISPIDIVSGSNGAINYPAAQKMNRELALDMYRDMAVKTESTDPGFRGDVALGDRWDFSDDIVFGALAAYSYKQQAENYTKYEVELDGDSEQAQIENQKDVMGTDSIVQMSTMLNLGLEIGYNHKIETFTTYLRDTSDDVSVGIEETIDTLGEPNALQVYEIDYEERSLISNQIKGHHFIEALNDSEFNWMFSDAKSERNAPNELSYTYNVILDEANQPVSRNLNTQDAPKYVYSNLQDESQNYGWDFAYPVQFDDALMKVKVGYQYYERTRESFATRLGLDVDLSPTDPNGNILSQDFDDIFSNDNINNDTLGLELKDASTDTEDYVAAEINDAAFISFDVDFDDVWRVYAGLRYEDFRRVTLPITPEGEISDEGGRYDLEDYAIAEDGWFPSMSLTWKQTDTTQWRLGASKTIVRPDLREVSPVRFQDPVTGFDFFGNPELKSSDMYNLDLRWEYYSEAGDNYSLGGFYKDVDAPIEPIQRISEAGRQLKFYNAESGYVYGIEAEFLQTLDFISEGSMLEDFFVAGNVTLGDSEITIAPNGEIDPTNNMRRMTGHSAWVANVQLSYDSSNSYHSATLVYNVFGERIAYGGRGGLDDVYEKPFHSLDFTYSFFPTTSLAVKLKAKNLLGEVTEYDQQDIQVYAKDPGTEYTVQFSYEY; via the coding sequence ATGAAAACCAAGCCGAGTTTTACCGCCAACAAATTAACCCTCGCAATTATATCGGTACTTTCTGTTACCTCATTTGCCGCACCGGTTTTAGCTCAAGATGACACAGCTAATCCACAGCAAGCACAAAGCAATGAAGCGTCGACAAATAAGACTGGAGAATCTTTTCCCATAGAACCGATTGAGGTAATTTCTGTTACTGGGCGACTACGTACCTCAGCTTCGGCCGCGACAGAAGAGCGTCGCGAACAAATTGCTGTAGCCGATATTATGGGCTCAGAACAAATTTCTAGAACCGGTGATGGTGATGCCGCAGCAGCGCTGCGCCGTGTGACCGGTTTAACCTTAAAAGATGGAAAATTCATTTATGTTCGCGGTTTAGGTGAGCGCTATTCAAGCACCTCACTCAACGGTGCAACAGTGCCATCACCTGATCCAACCCGAAATGTGGTGCCATTAGACATGTTTCCGGCATCAATTATTGAATCTTTATCAGTACAAAAGTCAGCCTCGGCAGAAAAGCCCGCCGCATTTGGTGGTGGCCATGTCGACATTCGCACTAAAGCGATTCCGGCTAACTTCTTTTTCAAAGCCTCTGCTGGTGGACGTTTCAATACTAATGACAGCAATGACACCTATACCTACAACAGTGGCGGTGATGATTGGACCGGCAAAGATGACGGCACTCGTGCTATGCCATCAAGTATTAATAACGCCATTAATCAATATGGCGGCATTAGCCCAATAGACATAGTTAGTGGCTCAAACGGGGCAATAAATTACCCCGCTGCGCAAAAAATGAATCGTGAATTAGCCTTAGACATGTACCGCGACATGGCGGTAAAAACGGAAAGTACCGACCCAGGCTTTAGAGGCGACGTTGCCCTAGGTGATCGCTGGGACTTTTCCGACGATATCGTGTTTGGCGCGCTGGCGGCTTATTCATATAAACAGCAAGCTGAAAACTACACCAAGTATGAAGTGGAGTTAGATGGCGACAGCGAACAAGCTCAAATTGAAAACCAAAAAGATGTTATGGGGACAGATTCAATTGTGCAAATGTCTACCATGCTTAACCTTGGGTTAGAAATTGGCTACAACCATAAAATTGAAACCTTCACCACTTACCTGCGCGACACCTCTGATGACGTGTCGGTCGGTATTGAAGAAACCATAGATACCCTAGGTGAACCTAATGCGCTGCAAGTGTATGAAATTGATTATGAAGAAAGATCATTAATCAGCAATCAAATTAAAGGTCATCACTTTATTGAAGCATTAAATGATTCCGAGTTTAATTGGATGTTCTCTGACGCTAAATCAGAGCGTAATGCCCCTAACGAATTATCATACACTTATAACGTTATTTTAGATGAAGCTAACCAGCCGGTTTCGCGTAACCTAAATACCCAAGATGCCCCTAAATACGTTTACTCAAATCTACAGGACGAAAGCCAAAACTACGGTTGGGACTTTGCTTATCCGGTACAGTTTGATGATGCGTTAATGAAAGTGAAAGTAGGCTATCAATATTACGAACGCACCCGTGAAAGCTTCGCGACACGTTTAGGTTTAGATGTAGACTTAAGCCCAACTGACCCAAATGGTAATATTTTATCTCAAGATTTTGATGATATTTTCTCTAATGACAATATCAATAATGACACCTTAGGGCTTGAGTTGAAAGATGCCTCAACCGACACCGAAGACTATGTTGCAGCAGAGATAAATGATGCCGCCTTTATTAGTTTTGATGTCGACTTTGACGATGTATGGCGCGTTTATGCAGGTTTGCGATATGAAGATTTTCGTCGAGTCACATTGCCGATAACCCCAGAAGGAGAAATATCTGACGAGGGCGGCCGCTACGATTTAGAAGATTACGCCATTGCCGAAGACGGCTGGTTCCCATCAATGTCACTCACCTGGAAGCAAACCGACACCACCCAATGGCGTTTAGGGGCAAGTAAAACGATAGTGCGCCCAGACTTACGTGAAGTGTCGCCGGTTCGATTCCAAGATCCAGTCACAGGTTTTGATTTCTTCGGTAATCCAGAACTTAAAAGCTCAGACATGTATAACCTTGATTTACGCTGGGAATACTATTCAGAAGCCGGTGACAACTACAGCTTAGGCGGGTTTTATAAAGACGTAGACGCGCCAATTGAGCCAATACAACGTATTTCAGAAGCCGGTCGCCAGCTTAAGTTTTATAACGCTGAGTCGGGTTATGTTTATGGTATTGAAGCCGAGTTTTTACAAACGCTAGACTTCATCAGTGAAGGCAGCATGTTGGAAGACTTCTTTGTTGCCGGTAACGTGACCTTAGGTGATTCAGAAATTACCATTGCCCCTAATGGTGAAATTGACCCGACTAACAATATGCGCCGCATGACAGGGCATTCAGCCTGGGTTGCCAACGTGCAGTTAAGTTACGATTCATCTAACAGTTACCACAGTGCCACATTAGTTTATAACGTGTTTGGTGAGCGTATTGCTTACGGCGGCCGTGGTGGTCTAGATGATGTGTATGAAAAACCATTCCACAGCTTAGATTTTACTTACAGCTTTTTCCCCACCACCAGTTTGGCGGTTAAGTTAAAAGCGAAAAATCTGTTGGGTGAAGTGACCGAATACGATCAACAAGATATTCAAGTGTATGCCAAAGACCCTGGCACAGAATACACAGTGCAGTTCAGTTACGAGTATTAA
- a CDS encoding short chain dehydrogenase: MKTVILIGALGKMGQAALSGLGKHKVITAGRSGNVDYIVDITNEESIESLYAKVGHFDAVVNTVGVCEYAPFTEMTPTQWMTTVMSKMLGQINLVRIGQKYIADGGSFTLISGILNVKPIPFAIADATTSGAIDTFVKCVAYEMPRNTRINVVNPTVLTEAWDVYGEMMPGFQPVTSKLVGKAFERSVDGFITGEVIFVDA; the protein is encoded by the coding sequence ATGAAAACGGTAATTTTAATTGGTGCACTAGGTAAAATGGGACAAGCTGCGCTATCTGGTCTTGGCAAGCACAAGGTTATTACGGCGGGCCGCTCTGGTAATGTGGATTATATTGTAGATATTACGAATGAAGAATCAATTGAATCCTTATATGCAAAAGTGGGTCATTTTGATGCAGTAGTGAATACTGTGGGAGTGTGTGAGTATGCTCCCTTTACAGAAATGACACCGACTCAATGGATGACCACGGTGATGAGCAAAATGTTAGGACAAATTAACTTAGTCCGGATCGGTCAAAAATACATTGCTGATGGCGGCTCATTTACATTAATAAGCGGCATATTAAATGTTAAACCCATTCCATTTGCGATTGCTGATGCCACCACAAGCGGTGCAATTGACACGTTTGTAAAATGTGTCGCTTACGAAATGCCAAGAAATACCAGAATAAATGTAGTAAACCCAACAGTACTAACTGAAGCGTGGGATGTATATGGCGAAATGATGCCCGGATTTCAACCCGTTACAAGCAAACTCGTAGGCAAAGCATTTGAGCGTTCTGTCGATGGTTTTATTACTGGGGAAGTTATTTTTGTAGACGCTTAA
- a CDS encoding LysR family transcriptional regulator, with protein MSKLDRLELKQLKVFQALMREESASKAASQLGLTQQAVSEHLKKLRDVFDDRLFVRKTSGFVPTPFAEELSIGVDKLLIDLNSLISTKTFVPYKVKGTFVISATDYAQQIILPSLIAKLREYAPNLKLIVRDFEIDNLHELMESGKVNLAIAFPDYIPDSYRIVKLFEEHHVCVTSTNSPISKTKPSLAEIAQYPTIIASPSRPNFKGSIDDWFLQFGLKRNIVVSAPCFSVVPMYLKATDSIAFLPSRAIKELDVVAIPLEQSPESFDVVAAWHTRYHDDPLQKWVISLLDVE; from the coding sequence ATGAGTAAATTGGACCGTTTAGAGTTAAAACAGTTGAAGGTATTTCAGGCACTTATGCGTGAAGAAAGTGCCTCTAAAGCCGCAAGTCAACTCGGATTGACCCAACAAGCGGTTAGTGAGCATTTAAAAAAATTAAGAGATGTGTTCGATGACCGGTTGTTTGTGAGAAAAACCAGTGGTTTTGTCCCAACCCCATTTGCAGAAGAACTATCAATTGGTGTGGATAAACTACTCATTGATTTAAATTCATTGATATCAACGAAAACCTTTGTTCCTTATAAAGTGAAGGGCACTTTTGTTATCTCTGCAACTGATTATGCTCAGCAGATCATTTTACCCAGTTTAATTGCAAAGCTGAGGGAGTATGCGCCCAACTTAAAACTCATCGTCAGAGATTTTGAAATAGATAATCTTCATGAATTAATGGAAAGTGGCAAGGTCAATTTAGCCATCGCATTTCCGGACTATATACCAGATAGTTACCGCATCGTTAAGTTGTTTGAAGAGCATCATGTTTGTGTTACGTCGACGAACTCACCCATATCGAAAACAAAACCGTCGTTAGCCGAAATTGCGCAATACCCAACAATTATAGCATCGCCGTCCCGTCCAAACTTTAAAGGTTCTATTGATGATTGGTTTTTGCAGTTTGGTTTGAAACGAAATATTGTCGTGTCAGCCCCCTGCTTTTCTGTTGTGCCAATGTACCTTAAAGCAACTGACTCAATTGCATTTTTACCTTCGAGAGCTATTAAAGAATTAGATGTGGTGGCCATACCACTTGAGCAATCTCCAGAAAGTTTTGATGTCGTTGCTGCATGGCATACTCGCTATCACGACGATCCACTTCAAAAGTGGGTGATATCTTTGCTGGACGTTGAGTAA
- a CDS encoding TonB-dependent receptor domain-containing protein: MICFDIYSNHEFELSFSDNFFFKASAGGRFNTNDSNDTYTYNGGGDDWTGKDDGTRAMPSSINNAINQYGGISPIDIVSGSNGAINYPAAQKMNRELALDMYRDMAVKTESTDPGFRGDVALGDRWDFSDDIVFGALAAYSYKQQAENYTKYEVELDGDSEQAQIENQKDVMGTDSIVQMSTMLNLGLEIGYNHKIETFTTYLRDTSDDVSVGIEETIDTLGEPNALQVYEIDYEERSLISNQIKGHHFIEALNDSEFNWMFSDAKSERNAPNELSYTYNVILDEANQPVSRNLNTQDAPKYVYSNLQDESQNYGWDFAYPVQFDDALMKVKVGYQYYERTRESFATRLGLDVDLSPTDPNGNILSQDFDDIFSNDNINNDTLGLELKDASTDTEDYVAAEINDAAFISFDVDFDDVWRVYAGLRYEDFRRVTLPITPEGEISDEGGRYDLEDYAIAEDGWFPSMSLTWKQTDTTQWRLGASKTIVRPDLREVSPVRFQDPVTGFDFFGNPELKSSDMYNLDLRWEYYSEAGDNYSLGGFYKDVDAPIEPIQRISEAGRQLKFYNAESGYVYGIEAEFLQTLDFISEGSMLEDFFVAGNVTLGDSEITIAPNGEIDPTNNMRRMTGHSAWVANVQLSYDSSNSYHSATLVYNVFGERIAYGGRGGLDDVYEKPFHSLDFTYSFFPTTSLAVKLKAKNLLGEVTEYDQQDIQVYAKDPGTEYTVQFSYEY; the protein is encoded by the coding sequence TTGATCTGTTTTGATATTTATTCAAATCATGAATTCGAATTATCGTTTTCGGATAACTTCTTTTTCAAAGCCTCTGCTGGTGGACGCTTCAATACTAATGACAGCAATGACACCTATACCTACAACGGTGGCGGTGATGATTGGACCGGCAAAGATGACGGCACTCGTGCTATGCCATCAAGTATTAATAACGCCATTAATCAATATGGCGGCATTAGCCCAATAGACATAGTCAGTGGCTCAAACGGGGCAATAAATTACCCCGCTGCGCAAAAAATGAATCGTGAATTAGCCTTAGACATGTACCGCGACATGGCGGTAAAAACGGAAAGTACCGACCCAGGCTTTAGAGGCGACGTTGCCCTAGGTGATCGCTGGGACTTTTCCGACGATATCGTGTTTGGCGCGCTGGCGGCTTATTCATATAAACAGCAAGCTGAAAACTACACCAAGTATGAAGTGGAGTTAGATGGCGACAGCGAACAAGCTCAAATTGAAAACCAAAAAGATGTTATGGGGACAGATTCAATTGTGCAAATGTCTACCATGCTTAACCTTGGGTTAGAAATTGGCTACAACCATAAAATTGAAACCTTCACCACTTACCTGCGCGACACCTCTGATGACGTGTCGGTCGGTATTGAAGAAACCATAGATACCCTAGGTGAACCTAATGCGCTGCAAGTGTATGAAATTGATTATGAAGAAAGATCATTAATCAGCAATCAAATTAAAGGTCATCACTTTATTGAAGCATTAAATGATTCCGAGTTTAATTGGATGTTCTCTGACGCTAAATCAGAGCGTAATGCCCCTAACGAATTATCATACACTTATAACGTTATTTTAGATGAAGCTAACCAGCCGGTTTCGCGTAACCTAAATACCCAAGATGCCCCTAAATACGTTTACTCAAATCTACAGGACGAAAGCCAAAACTACGGTTGGGACTTTGCTTATCCGGTACAGTTTGATGATGCGTTAATGAAAGTGAAAGTAGGCTATCAATATTACGAACGCACCCGTGAAAGCTTCGCGACACGTTTAGGTTTAGATGTAGACTTAAGCCCAACTGACCCAAATGGTAATATTTTATCTCAAGATTTTGATGATATTTTCTCTAATGACAATATCAATAATGACACCTTAGGGCTTGAGTTGAAAGATGCCTCAACCGACACCGAAGACTATGTTGCAGCAGAGATAAATGATGCCGCCTTTATTAGTTTTGATGTCGACTTTGACGATGTATGGCGCGTTTATGCAGGTTTGCGATATGAAGATTTTCGTCGAGTCACATTGCCGATAACCCCAGAAGGAGAAATATCTGACGAGGGCGGCCGCTACGATTTAGAAGATTACGCCATTGCCGAAGACGGCTGGTTCCCATCAATGTCACTCACCTGGAAGCAAACCGACACCACCCAATGGCGTTTAGGGGCAAGTAAAACGATAGTGCGCCCAGACTTACGTGAAGTGTCGCCGGTTCGATTCCAAGATCCAGTCACAGGTTTTGATTTCTTCGGTAATCCAGAACTTAAAAGCTCAGACATGTATAACCTTGATTTACGCTGGGAATACTATTCAGAAGCCGGTGACAACTACAGCTTAGGCGGGTTTTATAAAGACGTAGACGCGCCAATTGAGCCAATACAACGTATTTCAGAAGCCGGTCGCCAGCTTAAGTTTTATAACGCTGAGTCGGGTTATGTTTATGGTATTGAAGCCGAGTTTTTACAAACGCTAGACTTCATCAGTGAAGGCAGCATGTTGGAAGACTTCTTTGTTGCCGGTAACGTGACCTTAGGTGATTCAGAAATTACCATTGCCCCTAATGGTGAAATTGACCCGACTAACAATATGCGCCGCATGACAGGGCATTCAGCCTGGGTTGCCAACGTGCAGTTAAGTTACGATTCATCTAACAGTTACCACAGTGCCACATTAGTTTATAACGTGTTTGGTGAGCGTATTGCTTACGGCGGCCGTGGTGGTCTAGATGATGTGTATGAAAAACCATTCCACAGCTTAGATTTTACTTACAGCTTTTTCCCCACCACCAGTTTGGCGGTTAAGTTAAAAGCGAAAAATCTGTTGGGTGAAGTGACCGAATACGATCAACAAGATATTCAAGTGTATGCCAAAGACCCTGGCACAGAATACACAGTGCAGTTCAGTTACGAGTATTAA
- a CDS encoding substrate-binding periplasmic protein gives MQAFTKSLILVSVFSSSAVLADTISIRADNWFPMNGQPNAQQPGYMIELATHIFTAAGHTVDYKLMPWERAVDSVRKGEFDCVVGAYKDDAPDFVYPQAPWGMDSTVFFVKAGDSWNYSGLASFQGNKIAIIKGYAYGDEFDQYVIDNSSVFDAIGANNGLENNIKKLVAGRVNVVAESPSVMEAKLKEMGVSGIVSAGSLGEATEMYIACSPAKATSAGYIKLIDEGTAKLRESGEFEKILSSYGISDWQ, from the coding sequence ATGCAGGCATTTACAAAGTCATTAATATTAGTTTCTGTTTTTAGTAGTAGCGCAGTATTAGCCGATACCATTAGCATCCGAGCTGACAATTGGTTTCCCATGAATGGCCAACCCAACGCTCAGCAACCAGGTTATATGATTGAATTAGCAACTCATATTTTTACTGCTGCCGGTCATACGGTTGATTATAAATTAATGCCTTGGGAACGTGCTGTCGACTCAGTGCGCAAGGGAGAATTTGACTGTGTGGTTGGCGCCTACAAAGATGATGCGCCAGATTTTGTCTATCCTCAGGCACCTTGGGGAATGGACAGTACGGTATTTTTTGTTAAAGCAGGCGATAGCTGGAATTACAGCGGATTGGCATCATTTCAAGGAAATAAGATTGCGATAATTAAAGGCTATGCTTACGGTGATGAATTTGATCAATATGTTATTGATAATTCGAGTGTGTTTGATGCCATAGGCGCAAATAACGGCCTTGAAAACAACATTAAAAAGCTCGTGGCGGGAAGAGTAAATGTTGTTGCCGAATCCCCCAGTGTTATGGAGGCAAAACTTAAAGAAATGGGCGTCAGTGGCATAGTTTCAGCGGGCTCTTTGGGCGAGGCAACTGAAATGTACATTGCCTGCAGTCCGGCAAAAGCGACTTCTGCAGGCTACATCAAGTTGATTGATGAAGGGACTGCAAAACTAAGGGAATCGGGCGAATTCGAAAAAATCTTATCATCTTATGGGATCAGTGATTGGCAGTAA
- a CDS encoding substrate-binding periplasmic protein, with protein MRIRTNIILCLLGLALVVLRYLLIVNNKLGECVKLYRTPLAWFLFAKMSIVVYCSATLFTFDILNMRKLALLILVCFTLEAWATPGVRVEYRDKPPYTYSESGQPRGFIIDMTQEIFRRAGVAATYSEVPVKRIFANIQNDSAAVCSPSWYKLADRELYANFSLVIHKDRPHMVLVAPRVIELVKQHHSLSSLFGDPRLKLGVVAQVSYGPELDLVIASKLERVTDSARSVESLAKMVSFNHGADYMLIDREDYDYINRMGEISAMGLLPMYYSDMPSGLNRYLMCSKSVDAETMARLNQAIRELLPEIND; from the coding sequence ATGAGAATTAGAACCAACATTATCCTTTGCCTATTAGGGCTAGCATTAGTTGTACTGCGCTATCTATTAATCGTTAACAACAAACTTGGTGAGTGTGTAAAATTATACCGAACTCCCCTCGCTTGGTTTCTATTTGCGAAAATGAGCATTGTCGTTTATTGTTCAGCTACTCTATTCACCTTCGATATTCTGAATATGCGAAAGCTCGCACTTCTAATTCTTGTTTGCTTTACTCTGGAAGCTTGGGCTACGCCAGGGGTAAGAGTTGAGTATCGTGATAAGCCTCCTTACACTTATAGCGAAAGTGGCCAACCTCGCGGCTTTATTATCGATATGACCCAGGAGATCTTTCGCCGTGCCGGTGTTGCAGCGACTTATTCAGAAGTCCCGGTTAAGCGTATTTTTGCTAATATTCAGAACGACAGTGCAGCTGTCTGTTCCCCAAGCTGGTATAAGCTGGCCGACCGGGAGTTATATGCAAATTTTTCACTGGTGATCCATAAAGATAGGCCGCACATGGTGCTAGTGGCCCCCAGGGTTATCGAGCTTGTAAAACAACACCATAGCTTAAGTTCATTGTTCGGAGATCCACGACTCAAGCTCGGCGTGGTTGCCCAAGTGTCCTATGGCCCTGAGCTTGATCTGGTAATAGCGAGTAAACTTGAACGTGTAACCGATTCGGCGCGATCCGTGGAGAGTCTGGCTAAGATGGTGTCATTCAATCATGGGGCCGACTATATGCTTATAGACAGGGAAGATTATGATTATATCAACCGAATGGGTGAAATCAGTGCCATGGGTTTGCTGCCAATGTATTATTCTGACATGCCGTCAGGACTGAATCGTTATCTTATGTGTTCCAAAAGCGTAGATGCAGAGACAATGGCACGTTTGAACCAGGCAATACGTGAGTTGTTACCCGAAATCAATGACTGA
- a CDS encoding nuclear transport factor 2 family protein codes for MKCILKVGCVAICLILSNIVLAVDCNSQCQLTQIEAYFTALDKMSRKGSSINDIDTLLSLTHDDVEYIHVAYGAHFTKSSWRQAFVRNLERSAYKNTGKNKIRITKQIFGNNYIAIEYSHGIIQQDGTWQATEPLLVLFGFSDDKISLIKELW; via the coding sequence ATGAAGTGCATTTTAAAAGTAGGGTGTGTTGCCATCTGTCTAATCCTATCAAATATTGTTTTGGCGGTAGATTGTAACTCGCAGTGTCAGCTAACTCAGATCGAAGCTTATTTCACAGCCTTAGACAAAATGAGTCGTAAAGGCTCATCCATCAATGATATTGATACCCTCTTGAGTTTGACTCATGACGATGTCGAATACATTCACGTTGCCTATGGTGCACATTTTACTAAAAGTAGTTGGCGCCAAGCGTTTGTACGAAACCTTGAACGGAGTGCGTATAAAAACACAGGTAAAAATAAAATAAGGATCACAAAGCAAATATTCGGTAATAATTACATCGCCATTGAATATTCCCACGGTATTATCCAACAAGATGGAACATGGCAGGCAACAGAGCCCTTGCTCGTTCTCTTTGGCTTCAGTGATGACAAAATCTCCTTAATCAAAGAATTGTGGTAA
- a CDS encoding B12-binding domain-containing radical SAM protein — MTVLLMTPPMTQLNTPYPATAYLTGFLRSRGYEAVQRDPAIELFLEMMTAPALEIIRQHVEENFEHFEDDELPDVIFNFLAEYDRYLLVVEPAIRFLQGKDPSLAMRINSRRFLPEGPAFDTIAQMEEISGDVLQAAFGNLGVQDKAKYLATLFINDLSNVITQGVDPYFEVSRYGEKLASANPSFDNLYDTLMGEPSFSSEILEQLVEMYLEDTQPSVVALTVPFPGNMLGALRIAQTCKAINPDIPIVMGGGFVNTELRALKDPRVFEFVDYICLDDGERPLITLLEYFEGERAIDELVRTYFLAEDENGEPYVHLNQNTELHDIPQVEVGAPIYDGLPLGEYLSLCEMLNPMHRIWSDGRWNKLTIAHGCYWRKCSFCDVSLDYIDRYDTAGADILVDRIEALIEETGQTGFHFVDEALPPKTLFAFAKRLIERNVVISWWGNIRFERTFSPDRCQLLADSGCIAVSGGLEVASDRLLKLMKKGVSVERVAHVTKAFSDAGILVHAYLMYGFPTQTEQETVDSLEMVRQLMQQGCFQSAYWHRFVATIHSPIGMNPEQFGITLAERPEILFAENDVDFTDPTGTDHDMLGEGLRKALYNYMHGIGFDQPMSFWFNQNVARTTMKKDLISKAVNNFILSQEE; from the coding sequence ATGACCGTTCTTCTAATGACTCCACCCATGACCCAACTTAATACGCCGTACCCAGCAACGGCGTATTTAACTGGTTTTTTACGCTCACGAGGCTATGAGGCGGTGCAGCGAGATCCTGCTATTGAGTTGTTTCTTGAAATGATGACAGCGCCAGCGCTAGAGATTATTCGCCAGCATGTCGAAGAAAACTTTGAACACTTTGAAGACGATGAACTGCCTGATGTTATCTTCAACTTTCTAGCTGAATACGATCGTTACCTGCTGGTCGTTGAGCCCGCGATCCGCTTTTTACAGGGTAAAGACCCAAGCTTGGCGATGCGAATTAACTCACGCCGTTTTTTACCCGAAGGCCCTGCATTTGACACCATAGCCCAGATGGAAGAAATATCTGGCGATGTATTGCAAGCGGCCTTTGGTAATTTAGGTGTGCAAGATAAAGCCAAATATCTGGCCACCCTGTTTATAAATGATCTGTCGAACGTGATCACCCAAGGCGTCGACCCTTATTTTGAAGTTAGCCGTTATGGTGAGAAATTAGCCTCAGCCAACCCAAGCTTTGACAACCTCTACGACACCTTAATGGGTGAACCGAGTTTCAGCTCTGAAATTTTGGAGCAGTTGGTCGAGATGTATCTGGAAGACACGCAGCCAAGCGTAGTCGCACTAACCGTGCCGTTTCCCGGTAATATGCTCGGCGCGTTACGTATTGCGCAAACCTGTAAAGCTATTAACCCTGACATCCCTATCGTTATGGGCGGCGGGTTTGTTAATACCGAGCTGCGGGCACTTAAAGACCCTAGGGTATTCGAATTTGTCGACTATATCTGTCTTGACGACGGCGAACGCCCGCTTATCACCCTGCTGGAATACTTTGAAGGCGAGCGCGCGATAGACGAGTTAGTGCGCACTTACTTCCTTGCTGAAGATGAAAATGGTGAGCCCTATGTGCATCTAAATCAAAACACCGAACTGCACGATATTCCACAGGTCGAAGTTGGCGCCCCTATTTACGATGGCCTACCACTAGGCGAATACCTGTCGTTATGTGAAATGCTTAACCCAATGCACCGTATTTGGAGTGATGGCCGCTGGAATAAACTGACCATAGCCCATGGCTGTTACTGGCGAAAATGCAGTTTTTGCGATGTCAGCTTAGATTATATCGACCGCTACGACACTGCTGGCGCTGATATTCTAGTTGACCGCATCGAAGCACTTATCGAAGAAACCGGACAAACAGGTTTTCATTTTGTCGACGAAGCCTTACCGCCAAAAACCTTATTTGCCTTTGCAAAACGGTTGATTGAACGCAATGTGGTCATCAGTTGGTGGGGCAATATCCGCTTTGAGCGCACCTTTAGCCCAGACCGCTGCCAATTGCTGGCAGACTCAGGCTGTATCGCGGTCAGCGGCGGCCTTGAAGTGGCCTCAGACAGACTACTAAAACTGATGAAAAAAGGCGTCAGTGTTGAGCGCGTCGCCCACGTGACTAAAGCTTTTAGTGACGCGGGTATTTTGGTGCATGCTTATTTAATGTATGGCTTCCCCACTCAAACCGAGCAAGAAACCGTTGATTCACTGGAAATGGTGCGCCAATTGATGCAACAAGGCTGTTTTCAGTCAGCCTACTGGCACCGCTTTGTCGCCACCATCCACAGTCCTATTGGCATGAATCCTGAGCAATTCGGCATTACCCTAGCTGAACGGCCAGAGATTTTATTCGCTGAAAACGATGTCGACTTCACCGACCCAACTGGGACGGATCATGACATGCTAGGGGAAGGATTACGTAAAGCACTATACAACTACATGCACGGCATCGGCTTTGATCAGCCAATGAGCTTTTGGTTTAACCAGAACGTTGCCCGCACGACGATGAAAAAAGATTTGATTTCAAAAGCGGTGAACAATTTTATTTTGAGTCAAGAAGAGTAG